A region of Saccharococcus thermophilus DNA encodes the following proteins:
- a CDS encoding sensor histidine kinase, whose amino-acid sequence MSVSKKLDATELDKIVEKMIDTVQHSKDEIFQIGEQSRQEHEKLLQELMEIKRLTQQTIEEADKLEVKARFSRRRLSEVSQNFSSHSEEEIRKAYEEAHALHMELAMVREREKQLRLRRDELERRLAGLKAIIERAEHLVGQITVVLHYLNSDFRQVGEFIQGAKQKQEFGLKIIEAQEEERRRLSREIHDGPAQTLAHVIIRSDLVEKVLKDRGIDAAIAEIRDFKKMVRSALYEVRRIIYDLRPMALDDLGLVPTLKKYLQTIEEYNKGVTVSFTYIGEEMRLPSRMEVAVFRLVQESVQNALKHAEATNIEVKVETNNNQLLVMVKDDGKGFDTTVKKENAFGLIGMKERVELLEGTLTIRSKVGFGTTVFIRIPLNVHVHDQKREERHE is encoded by the coding sequence ATGTCTGTAAGCAAAAAGCTAGATGCGACAGAATTAGATAAAATTGTCGAAAAAATGATCGACACCGTTCAACATAGCAAGGATGAAATTTTCCAAATCGGCGAACAATCGCGTCAGGAACACGAAAAGTTGCTGCAAGAACTAATGGAAATTAAACGGCTGACCCAGCAGACGATAGAAGAAGCGGACAAGCTCGAAGTAAAAGCGCGCTTTTCCCGCCGTCGTCTTTCCGAGGTGAGCCAAAATTTTTCTTCCCACTCCGAGGAAGAAATTCGCAAGGCATACGAAGAGGCGCATGCATTGCACATGGAGCTGGCGATGGTTCGCGAGCGGGAAAAGCAGCTGCGATTGCGGCGAGATGAGCTTGAGCGGCGCTTAGCAGGATTGAAAGCGATCATTGAACGTGCCGAGCATTTAGTCGGACAAATTACCGTTGTGCTTCATTATTTAAACAGCGATTTCCGCCAAGTTGGCGAGTTTATTCAAGGAGCGAAACAAAAACAGGAGTTTGGCCTTAAAATCATTGAGGCACAAGAAGAGGAAAGAAGGCGGTTATCGCGCGAGATTCATGACGGTCCCGCGCAGACGCTGGCGCATGTCATTATCCGTTCCGATTTAGTGGAAAAAGTGTTAAAAGACCGCGGCATCGATGCCGCGATTGCCGAAATTCGCGATTTTAAAAAAATGGTTCGTTCCGCCCTTTATGAAGTGCGCAGGATTATTTATGATTTAAGACCAATGGCTCTTGACGATTTAGGTTTAGTGCCTACACTAAAAAAATACCTACAAACGATCGAAGAGTATAATAAAGGGGTTACTGTTTCCTTCACATACATCGGCGAAGAAATGAGACTGCCGTCCCGCATGGAAGTGGCGGTATTTCGCCTCGTTCAAGAATCAGTGCAAAATGCCCTCAAACATGCGGAAGCGACAAACATTGAGGTAAAGGTGGAGACCAACAACAATCAGCTGCTCGTTATGGTAAAAGATGATGGCAAGGGATTTGACACCACCGTAAAAAAAGAGAACGCCTTTGGACTGATTGGCATGAAAGAACGCGTCGAATTGCTCGAAGGAACGTTAACGATTCGTTCCAAAGTCGGATTTGGCACGACGGTTTTCATCCGCATTCCATTGAACGTGCATGTACATGACCAAAAAAGGGAGGAGAGGCATGAATGA
- a CDS encoding response regulator yields MKTRIAIIDDHQLFREGIKRILEFEEEFEVVAEGADGCEALSIVEQHRPDIVLMDINMPNTNGVEATKQLIEAYPDTKVVVLSIHDDENYVMRALQTGATGYLLKEMDADTLIEAVKIVAEGGSYLHPKVTHNLIREYRRLASGKGESKVGKQEVRRPLHLLTRRECEVLQLLADGKSNRGIGEALYISEKTVKNHVSSILQKLNVNDRTQAVVVAIKNGWVEVR; encoded by the coding sequence ATGAAAACTCGCATCGCGATCATTGATGATCATCAACTATTCCGTGAAGGGATTAAACGCATTTTAGAATTTGAAGAAGAATTTGAAGTCGTTGCCGAAGGCGCGGATGGATGTGAAGCACTTTCCATTGTCGAACAGCATCGGCCGGACATCGTCCTAATGGACATTAACATGCCAAATACGAACGGAGTCGAGGCGACGAAACAGCTGATTGAAGCATATCCTGATACAAAAGTCGTCGTTCTTTCCATTCATGATGATGAAAATTATGTCATGCGCGCGTTGCAAACCGGTGCCACGGGCTATTTATTAAAAGAGATGGATGCCGACACGTTGATTGAAGCGGTGAAAATTGTCGCAGAAGGCGGCTCGTACTTACATCCGAAAGTGACCCATAATTTGATTCGTGAATACCGCCGTCTCGCATCCGGAAAAGGAGAAAGCAAAGTTGGGAAGCAGGAAGTGCGCCGACCGCTCCATCTGCTAACGCGCCGCGAGTGCGAAGTACTGCAGCTGCTCGCAGACGGAAAAAGCAACCGTGGAATCGGTGAAGCGCTATACATTAGCGAGAAAACGGTGAAAAACCATGTAAGCAGCATTTTGCAAAAACTAAATGTAAACGATCGTACGCAAGCAGTCGTTGTGGCGATCAAAAACGGATGGGTCGAAGTTCGTTAA
- a CDS encoding DegV family protein, whose translation MKTAVVTDSTAYIPKEVRDRFKIHMIPLSVTFGGETYREEIDMTAEQFYEEVRRQKELPTTSQPPVGEFVELFTALRDEGYDAVISIHLSSGISGTYQGALTAGNMVEGLKVYAYDSEISCMAQGFYTIEAAKMALDGKTPEEIIARLDEVKKTLRAYFMVDDLSHLQRGGRLTGAQAFIGGLLQIKPLLCFENKVIVPFEKIRTRKKAVKRIEELFAEDAAKGVPLKAAIIHANRPDEAEQWKQELASKYPHVEWMVSYFGPVIGTHLGEGALGLTWYQP comes from the coding sequence ATGAAAACAGCCGTTGTCACCGATAGCACCGCATATATCCCGAAAGAAGTGCGCGATAGATTCAAGATTCATATGATTCCGCTGAGCGTAACGTTTGGCGGCGAGACGTACCGCGAGGAAATCGATATGACGGCCGAGCAGTTTTACGAAGAGGTAAGGCGGCAAAAAGAGCTGCCGACCACGTCCCAGCCTCCTGTCGGCGAGTTTGTCGAACTGTTTACAGCGTTGCGCGATGAAGGGTATGACGCGGTAATCAGCATTCATCTCTCCAGCGGTATTAGCGGCACGTATCAAGGCGCGCTGACGGCGGGAAATATGGTCGAAGGTTTGAAGGTGTATGCCTACGATTCCGAAATCAGCTGCATGGCCCAAGGCTTTTACACGATCGAAGCAGCGAAAATGGCGCTCGATGGAAAGACGCCCGAGGAAATTATCGCACGGCTCGATGAAGTGAAAAAAACGCTGCGCGCGTATTTTATGGTTGACGATTTATCCCATCTGCAGCGCGGCGGCAGGCTGACGGGTGCGCAGGCGTTTATCGGTGGACTCCTGCAAATTAAACCGCTGCTTTGCTTTGAAAACAAAGTGATCGTTCCGTTCGAAAAAATTCGCACGCGCAAAAAAGCAGTGAAACGCATTGAAGAGCTGTTTGCCGAAGACGCTGCCAAAGGAGTGCCGCTCAAAGCGGCGATCATTCACGCCAACCGTCCTGATGAAGCCGAGCAATGGAAACAGGAGCTAGCAAGCAAGTATCCCCATGTCGAATGGATGGTGAGCTACTTCGGTCCAGTGATCGGCACCCATCTTGGCGAAGGCGCGTTAGGATTAACATGGTACCAGCCGTAA
- a CDS encoding DEAD/DEAH box helicase — protein sequence MPSGKKGVPKAHPHYHGHEAKPTAHLDASSSALFHTDFSYSSELLSFLDGKQLLPQEIPFPSDLIQAHHEHGYLSYEKGLTKTKHGWRCARCGNEDPHFFATFPCARCQAMCTYCRKCITMGRVSECTPLVTSRVRFPSVSYPNPLAWSGTLSPGQKRAAEAVEKAIMGNGELLVWAVCGAGKTEVLFQGIARALEIGKRVCIATPRTDVVRELAPRLKQAFPSVPLIALYGGSDDRGKFAPFVISTTHQLLRFSRAFDVMVIDEVDAFPYSVEPMLEYAVAKARKETSSLIYLTATPKRSWQRDVRHGKRQAVTIPARYHGFPLPVPAFEWCGNWRKQLKRRRLPRNVLAWVQSRIEAGKQAFFFIPHIEVIDPVVRIFKQLDERIEGVHAEDPQRAEKVQAFRDGRLPLLVTTTILERGVTVPNIDVAVLGAEDRIFTESALVQIAGRVGRSAQHPSGDIRFFHYGKTREMVAAKRHIERMNKEAAERGMIRR from the coding sequence ATGCCGAGTGGCAAAAAAGGTGTTCCCAAGGCACACCCCCATTATCATGGTCATGAGGCAAAACCGACCGCCCATCTTGATGCTTCCTCTTCCGCTTTATTCCACACCGATTTTTCCTACTCCAGCGAACTTCTCTCTTTTTTAGACGGAAAACAGCTTCTCCCGCAAGAAATTCCCTTTCCAAGTGATCTCATTCAAGCGCATCATGAACATGGCTACCTTTCCTATGAAAAAGGACTGACGAAAACCAAGCATGGATGGCGCTGCGCGCGGTGCGGCAACGAAGACCCGCATTTTTTCGCAACGTTCCCTTGCGCCCGCTGCCAGGCGATGTGCACGTATTGCCGCAAATGCATTACAATGGGGCGCGTCAGTGAATGCACGCCGCTTGTCACTTCCCGTGTTCGTTTTCCGTCTGTGTCTTATCCGAATCCGCTTGCCTGGAGCGGGACGCTTTCGCCAGGGCAAAAGCGGGCGGCGGAAGCGGTGGAAAAGGCGATCATGGGAAATGGCGAATTGCTCGTTTGGGCAGTTTGCGGTGCGGGCAAGACGGAAGTATTGTTCCAAGGAATCGCGCGGGCGCTCGAGATCGGGAAACGCGTATGCATTGCCACACCGAGAACCGATGTCGTCCGCGAGCTGGCTCCGCGTTTGAAACAAGCGTTTCCAAGCGTCCCATTGATCGCCTTATACGGCGGCAGCGACGACCGCGGCAAATTCGCCCCGTTTGTTATTTCCACCACCCATCAGCTGCTCCGGTTTTCCCGCGCTTTTGATGTGATGGTCATTGATGAAGTCGATGCGTTTCCGTATTCTGTCGAACCAATGCTCGAATACGCCGTCGCCAAGGCGCGCAAAGAAACGTCCAGCCTTATCTATTTAACCGCGACTCCGAAGCGCTCCTGGCAGCGGGACGTCCGCCATGGCAAACGCCAAGCGGTGACGATTCCCGCCCGCTATCACGGCTTTCCGCTCCCCGTTCCCGCTTTCGAATGGTGCGGCAACTGGCGCAAACAGCTAAAGCGAAGGCGCCTTCCCCGCAATGTCCTCGCCTGGGTCCAATCCCGCATCGAAGCAGGCAAACAAGCGTTTTTCTTTATTCCCCATATTGAAGTTATCGATCCAGTCGTACGTATATTCAAGCAGCTAGATGAACGGATAGAAGGCGTGCACGCCGAAGATCCACAGCGCGCCGAAAAAGTGCAGGCGTTTCGCGACGGACGACTTCCGCTTTTAGTCACGACGACGATTTTAGAGCGCGGCGTGACCGTGCCGAACATCGATGTCGCCGTGCTTGGCGCTGAAGACCGTATTTTTACGGAAAGCGCGCTCGTGCAAATCGCGGGCCGCGTCGGGAGGAGCGCCCAGCATCCGAGCGGTGACATCCGCTTTTTCCATTACGGAAAGACGCGGGAGATGGTTGCGGCGAAACGGCACATTGAGAGAATGAATAAAGAAGCGGCGGAAAGGGGGATGATCCGACGATGA